In the Palaemon carinicauda isolate YSFRI2023 unplaced genomic scaffold, ASM3689809v2 scaffold316, whole genome shotgun sequence genome, one interval contains:
- the LOC137636506 gene encoding dentin sialophosphoprotein-like: protein MSKWVPVAIFVMVLLLAVWTEEAKPNPVDDDIMAAEDRSHKGHHHHNGTHGNHHHNKTHGNHHQCANGHHSNEGDSSSHMRIDSDEDSESSDSSSHRRIDSDEDSESSEYSDLNSEEDDVRIEIDLGQILN from the exons ATGTCGAAGTGGGTTCCAGTCGCCATCTTTGTTATGGTTCTTCTTCTTGCCGTCTGGACGGAAGAGGCCAAGCCAAACCCG GTTGATGATGACATAATGGCAGCTGAAGACCGAAGCCATAAAGGCCATCACCATCATAATGGAACACACGGGAATCACCATCATAATAAAACACACGGGAATCACCATCAATGCGCAAACGGTCACCATAGCAATGAAGGCGACAGTAGCTCACATATGCGCATTGATAGTGATGAAGACTCTGAATCTAGTGACAGTAGCTCACACAGGCGCATTGATAGTGATGAAGACTCTGAATCTAGTGAATATAGTGATTTGAATTCGGAGGAAGATGATGTGCGAATTGAAATTGACTTGGGACAGATCTTAA